CGCCGCGACGACCCCCATGACCCCTGCCGCGCTGGCCGCATACGCGCGCGCAGCCGAACTGGCCGGCAACGCCGCGAGCGTGCACCGCGCCGGTCAGCGGGCCCGCGAGGTGCTGGAGGAGGGTCGCAGCCTGCTGGCCGCGTCGATTGGTGCGCGTCCGCTGGAAGTGACCTTAAACGCGGGTGGCACCGAGGGAGATAATCATGTGGTGCTCGGACTGAGTGCACTGCGGTCTTCGGGCCATATCATCACGACCCAGATCGAGCACAGTGCTGTGCTCGCGCCGGCCCGAACGCTCGCGGCCCGCGGTTTCGAGGTGACCTTTCTGGCGCCGGACGCGCAGGGACGAATCACCGGCGCGCAATTGCGCGACGCCCTTCGCCCCGACACCTTTCTGGTGAGCATTCACCACGTCAACAACGAAATCGGCGTGGTACAGGACGTGGCCGCCCTGGCGAAGGTCGCGCACGAGGCGGGCGCGCTCTTCCACACCGACGCGGTGCAGAGCCTGGGCGTGCTGCCCGTGGACGTGCAGGCCTGGAACGTCGATTTTGCGACGTTCAGCGCTCACAAGTGGGGTGGACCGAAAGGGGTGGGCCTGCTGTACGTACGCCGTGGCCTGGAGTTGCCCCCATTGCTGCTGGGCGGTGGCCAGGAACAGGGCTTGCGGGCCGGAACCCACAACGTCGCGGGCGTGTACGCCGCCGGGGTGGCGGCGCAGGACGCGGCGAGCGCACAGCCGCAGACACACGCGCACCTGCGCCGTCTGCGCGCCTTGCTGGAAGCCGGTCTGCGGTCCTTGCCGGACGTGACCCTCAACCACCTGGCAGGCGGCAGCCCCAAGATCGTCAGCGTCACGGCCCACGGCGCCGACGGAGAAGCGCTCCTGATGAACCTCGATCTGGAGGGCGTCTACGCCAGCGCGGGCAGCGCCTGCTCGGCTGGGACCATGCAGCCAAGCCACGTCCTGACGGCCCTGGGGCTGGAAGAGGCCGCCGCGCGGGCGTCGGTGCGCTTCAGTTTGGGCCGATTCACGACCGAGCTCGAGGTGGACCACGCGGTGCGGGGGTACGCGCGTGCCCTGCAGCGCAGCCGCCCGTTCGCCTGAGCGCCGGTCACGCCCGGGCGCGAGTTTTGCGTCGCTGTCTTGAGCGTCAAGCTCAGGAACTTCGAGGAAGTGTGGCTTGGCGGTGTGAGGTGGTAGCCGATGTGGGTGGCACTTGTATCGTCAGGTGATCTCTTCCCGAACGCTCAGTCGAATCCCTTCAGGCCGCCACCCTCACTTTCCCGGCGCCGTGACCAATTGCTGAATGACCTCCCGGTACCACCTCGATGGACCCTCATACAGGAATACCGAGATGAGCGCTGAAGTGCTTGAGAAGATGTTCGTCGAAGATTTCCGGTTCAGTTTCCGCTCTCCTGACAGCCTGACAGAATTTACCAAAACAAGAGAAGCTGAGGTGAAACACTGCGGGAAAATTGGCAGAGTCGAGGTAATCCCTATTTCGCCGGGTGCAGCACCGCCACGTAGCTCATGCATTCGTGCAGAGGTGCCTCCGCGCGATAGACACCAGCCTCTGGATCATAGGACCCACCCGGCCACACTTCTGCCAGGCCAAGCCCCGTTCCGGACAGCAACAGCCGCAGATCGGCAGGACTGTACCAGCGCAGCGACTGAGTAAAGGCTTCCTCGCCCGGTGGCACATACGTATCCAGCATCCGGCACTCCTCGGCATCGAAGCCGTAGGTCCGGGTGTACGTCTCGTTGTTGCGCTGAAAGCCCGCATAAAATGCCCAGAACCAGGCGTATAAACATCCACGTAGGCAAAGCCGCTGGGCGCGAGCCACCTCGCCACATTGCCCAATTTATGGTGCGCTTCTGCGGTATGCCCGTACGTAATCCACCAGCATCTGCTGTGGGAACTTCGTGCTGGCATTCGGGTAGCCCGAGAAGCCTCCGCCCACTGCCAGGTTCAGGATCACGAAGAACGGCTGGTTATAGACCCACTGCGCGCCCTCGGGCAGGTTGGCAGGGGTGAGGGTCTGGAACAGCACGTCATCCACGAACCAGCGGATTTCGTTTTCGGACCATTCCACCGCGTACACGTGGAAGTCCTCGGCCAGCGGGCGTGGCAGGGTGGTACTGCCCGTGATGCCTTCGGCCGCGCTGTGGAAGGGACCGTGTATGGTGCCGTGCACTTTGTTCGGCTCGCGCCCGATCTGCTCCACGATGTCAATCTCGCCGGAGTTCGGCCAGCGGACTTCCGGGAAGCGCGCGCCCAGCATCCAGAACGCCGACCAAAGGCCCTGCCCGGCCGCAACCTTGATGCGCGCTTCGATGCGACCGTACTGCTGCTCGAATTTGCCTTTGGTGTTGAGGCGGGCAGAGGAGTACTGGCATCGCAGTCCGGCTCCGCAGATCAGTGGGGTGTTTTCATTTTCCGCGCGGGCGGTGATCACCAGCCGCCCGGAGCCATCCATGATGGCGTTGCGCTTGGTGTCGGTGTAGTACTGCCGCTCGCCGTTGCCCCAGCCCCAGCCGCCCGTCTCAAAATTCCATTTGCTGGTGTCCACTGGCGAACCGTAGGGCGCACTGAACTCGTCGTGCCATGTGAGTTCCCAGCCAGGGCGGGCCGCGCCAGGGGGAACAGGGCCGAGGTCAGGAAGAGCAGTCTGCGCGAAAACGTTGCCGGCCAAAAGCGAGAGCAGAAGGGAGCGGCCCAGCGGGCGCCTGAATTTGAGCTTCAGCATGCCTTCTCAGTATGACGTTCGGCGGCGTTGACAGGCTTGCCGAATCAAGACAGCATCAAGTGTGCCCGCTCAACTTCGCATCGGTGAGGTCGCCTCGAGGCTTGGTGTGACGACCAAGACGATTCGTCACTGCCACGCCCTGGGCCTGGTGCCCGAACCTCCCAGGGCAGAAAACGGGTACCGCCTGTACGAGCCCGGCACGCTGATGCAGTTCCGGTACACTCAGCCCCCAAATCCACCTGCTTCGACCGCTTCTGGCAGTGGGTGAAGGCAGGCGTACTCGACCGGGTACTCCCAACCCTCCACGAACTGCTGCAGGAAGTAGGGGAAATCGCGCCGGAAGAAGCGTTTATCGACGGCACGTTCGTACCAGCGCGAAGAGGAGGAGATGGCATCGGCAAGACCAAACGCGGTTTCCTCGGCATGGTCCAGCTGGCCATCATGCCGATCCTCCTGTGACGGGCCGTGCGCTAGCGCGATGAAACTGTGATCGGCGCCGGACAGGCCGGCGGTCCGCTTGCTGGGGTGCTTGCCAGAAGTGCTCGACGCGTCACGCTGATCGAAAAAGCCCAGGTCGGTGGCACCTGCGTGACGGAAGCAGCCCAGAGGATTACAGGACAGGTGGCAGTCTGGCAGCCGGGCCAGTGCTGCCCGGCAGAGGCGCTCACGCTCCAAGATTGGCATTTGGCCCGACTCCAGCGGCTTGAGAGCTTTGATCAACGCTGAATTCCAGCAGGCTACAGTTTCCTGCAAGGTGAGCTTCACCTGTATGACAGTGAACGTCGTACCTTCAAAAGGAGCGCAGCAGACGCATCAAGCAGGTCGGGAGCAGCAAAATCTTCTGAAAACCGAAGAGATGAGGAGCAAGTATGGATATGGATATGGCCAATATGATCCCGGCCTGGTGGACGCCAGCAGCATGGACTTACCTGATTGCTTGCTTGATCTCGGCCGGCGTTCTCGCAGCTGGCATTTATCGACGCGGGCTTCGCCAGCCACTGCGCATGATCGAATTGATGTGGATTGTCAGTGCACTCTTCTTAGGCCCGGTGGCCCTGCTGATGTATGCCCGCTGGGGCCACCCAGAGGGTCAGGCTCCTGGCGCTATTCAACATCCCCGGTGGGTTGCCGTCATCCTTACCCTTCTCCCTGGGGCCGCCGCCTCCACGATGGCTCACCTGATCGGCGTGCCCGTGGTGTTCAGTGCCGGCTGGACCATCGCCGGTCAGGCACTCTGGGCTGTAGCGCTGTTTATCCTGGTCCTGGCCACCCTGCTGCTGTTCATGTATGAATCTGCGACTACGTCCAGACATCGTGCGGCGCGACCCGCCGCACTGTTCTTTGGCGCCTTGGTCACGGTGTTGGCTTTTGATGTCGGCATGGTCGGCTGGATGCTCTACCTGCACACCAACGGTCTCATGCGGCCGATCACCGACGTCGTATTCACCGCTCAGATGCAAATAGGCATGCTGCTCGGCATGCTGACCGCCTGGCCCATCGCTGCCAGGCTCACCCCGAGGCTTCCTGCGGGGATCGGCGCCGAGGCTGACCACTCCCCAACCTGAAGACCTTGGAAGGAAGTGACCCTCAAGTGTTCGTCGCACCCTAAAGCGGTTGTCAAAGACATGGATCGGTTTTTGATCAATGTTTTTGACCGAGCGGAGAGCGCGCAGTGCCCGAAACCGCTTTTGGGCACGCTGTCAGCGCGGGGAGCGAGTGACCTTGACCAGGAGCGTTTGGAAGCGGGCAGGCGTCCTTAAGGGCGTCCGTTCTGCCCAAGACAATGGAATTGATGGAGTGCTTTCCTCCAAGGGTGGAATGGACAAACGCTCTATGAGCCACCGAGGCGCAGCACGCGAAGTGAGCGGCACACGAGTGCGGCGGGTGAGAACTTTCGTTGGTTGGCGTTCCCGGAACCTCTGAACTTGGTTGGCGAAGGACCGGGCCACCCGCCGGATCGTCATTGCCTCTGGGCCCGCCAGCCTCGGTGGTCTTGACCGTCTGGCTATCGATAATTCCCGCGCTGGGTGTGGTTTCCTTTCCTGCTCGAGGCAGTCAAGGTCGTGGTTGTGCGGGTGGGAGCGCTCGGCTGCCACCTCGTGTCCCGACCTGGTCTTACAAGGAGTTCAGAACATCGTCGGCAGCTTGACGCGGTTGCGTCCGAGCTGTTTGGCCCGGTAGAGCGCCGCGTCAGCGCGTTTGACCAGGCGCTCAGAAGTGTCGCCGGCGCGCTGCACTGCCATGCCGAAGCTGGCGGTGAGCGGACCGGCACCCTCGAAGCGGTGGTGAGCGATGTCGGCGCGAATGCGCTCTGCGAGGTGCTCGGCGACGCGGGCGTCGGTGCGGGGCATGATCAGCAGAAACTCCTCGCCGCCCCAGCGGACCACCAGATGCTCACCGCGCACCCGCAGGGCCGTGAGCCGGGCCGCTTCACGCAGCACCAGATCGCCGATGTCGTGCCCGTAGGTGTCATTCACGCTCTTGAAGTGGTCGAGGTCGAACAGCACCACCGTGAGCGGCCCTGAATTTCGCAGCTCGTTCTCAAGCAGAATTTCACCGCAGCGCCGGTTGGGCAGCCCGGTCAGAAAGTCAGCGTAGGCGAGCATGCGCGCTTCGCTGTAGCGCTCCTGAAGCAGCGTGATGTGATAGAGCAGCAAAATGGCGGCCAGACCGGCCGCGAAAAACTGCGCGACGAAGCCGAGCAGGTCCGGATCGAAACCGCTGGTGCGCAGGATGTCCGGCAGGTGTGTCACGGTGGAGAACCCGGCGAGCGCGAAGGTGACGGTCGCCCAGGCCATCGCCGCGCGCCTCCGCCAGACGATGAAAGCTGTGCAGTACACCACCGTGAACCAGTATGTCGATTCGCTCAGGTGCAGACGCTCTGGGACGTAGGCCAGCAGCTGGTAATTGAGCGACAACAGAAAGTACACCGCGAGGCTGATGAACGCCAGCCGGCCCGCCGCCTGGTCACTGAGGCGGCGGGTCCACAGGCCGGTGAACAGGCTGGCGAGAACCAGCGCCAGCACTGGAAGTGCGATTCCATCGAGTGCGTCGGGGTTGGGCCATTGCACGGCCAACGCGAGCAGGCAAGCGATCACACCCACCGAGAACTGGCCGAGCAGCAGCGAGCGCCGTGAGGAGACCCACGGATCGGGCAGTGCGGCTCGGTTGGTGGAAACGTCGGGGGACGTGATCGTCATGCGTGACTCATGCACAGTGTAACGCCTTCGCCACATTCCCACGCTAAAAATGCCCGCGACTATGAGAAGAGTGCCGGAAAGTAAGAGACACCGTTTCTGTAACCCACAGCACAAACCCCGCTGTCTCAAGACCGTGTCCGGAGAGACTTAAGCCCAATGTCACACGATCAGAAACTTCGCCACTTCAAATGGAAACGGCTGCCCTGGTGCTTCCTGGCCCGCAAAGAAGGAGTGGATCACCCGGTGCAGTGATTTCCAAGCGAGGTGAGAGCGTGTTCTACCATGACAAGCAGCTGCAGTACACCGTCCGCGTCGATACCCCCAGCCCACTTTTTGCCAAAATGCTGCAGCAGGCCATCGGCGGTGTCGAGGGCGAGATTCGTGTGATGATGCAGTACCTGTTTCAGGCCTGGGGCAGCCGTGGACCCACCAAGTACCGCGACCTGCTGATGGAAACCGGCACCGAGGAAATCGGGCACATCGAGATGCTCGCCACTGCCGTCGCCATGAACCTGGAAGGCTCTCCGGCGAGCGTGCAGGAAGAAGCGGCCAAAGCCAACCCGATGATCGCCGCAGTGCTGGGGGGCATGAATCCCCGGCATTTCCTTTCAACGGGTATGGCCGCCACCCCCGAAGACGCCAACGGCACGCCCTTTGACGCTTCACACGTGTACGCCAGCGGCAACATCATGGCCGATATGTACGCCAACGTCACGGCCGAGGCGACCGGACGCGTGCTCGCCACCCGGCTTTACGAAATGACCGACGATCCCGGCATGAAGGACATGCTGCGCTTCCTGATCGCCCGCGACACCATGCACCAGCAGCAGTGGCTGGCGGTGATCGAGGAACTCGGGGGCACCCAGGGTCTGCCGATTCCCAACAGCTTTCCGCAGAACCAGGAACTCCAGGAGGTCAGCTACACCTTCTTCTCGACCAGTGTCGAGGGCGTCGAGCCTCCGACCGGGCGCTGGTCGAGCGGCCCGAGCCTGGACGGCAAGGGCGTGTTCACCACCCGCGCGCTCAAACCGATGGGCCAGGAGCCCAAGCTCGCCCCGCCCATTCCGCAGGGACACGCGCAGACCGAGCAGATGACGGGCGGCCTCTCGGGTGCCCTCAAGAACGTCACCAATCGCGTCGAGGATGCGGTGGGCAACTCGCGCCGTCCTGACCACGGCCAATCCTGAAGCGGCTTGCGTGAATACGAAAGAGGCCGCTCCCGGCGGCCTCTTTCGTATTCATACGCTTACGCGGTCAACTGGATCTCGCGGGCCTGCCATTCCTGCAGGCTGGTCACGCCCAGGCTGGCGCGGCTCGCTGCCAGAATGGCGCGCGCCGTCCAGAGGGCCGCTTCACGCGTCGTCACGATGGGCGTGCCGTGCTCCAGCGCCCGGCGCAGCAGGGGAGAGTGCGTCACGTCGATCAGCAGCGCGGGCAGCTCAGCTCCCTCCGCGGGAGGCTGCGACACGCTCTCGACGTCTAGGCCCGCCTGAGCCAGCAGTCCGGCCGCTTCCGAAAGCCCCTCGCCGATCAGGAGCGCGCGGCCGCTGGTCGGCAGCATGGTCTTGACGCCCAGCTGCGCGCGGTAAAAGGCCAGGTAAGGGTCGCGGTCGATGCCCATGCTTTCCCCGGTGGATTTCATTTCGGGACCCAGGATGGGCTGCACGCCGCGGAACTTCAGGAAGGGCAGGTGCACTTCCTTGACGCTGTACATGCCGGGCGTGGGCGTCTCGGTCAGGCCGATTTCCGCGAGGGTCCTGCCGACCGCGATCAGGGCGGCAGATTTGGCCAGGGCGTGGTCCACGGCCTTGCTGACGAAGGGCACCGTGCGGCTGGCGCGCGGATTGGCCTCCAGGATGTACGCGACGCCGTCCTTGACCGCGTACTGCACGTTCATCAGGCCACGCACGCCGAGTTCGAGCGCCAGGCGCTCGGTGGTGGACTTGACCGTTTTGATGAGCTCTTCGCTCAGGTGCACCGGAGGGAGGATGCATGCCGAGTCACCCGAGTGCACTCCTGCGGCCTCGATGTGCTCCATGATGCCCGCCACGACCGCCTGCTGGCCGTCGCAGAGGGTATCCACGTCGAGTTCCAGGGCGCCTTCGAGAAACTGGTCAAGCAGGATGCTGGGCTGCCCCTCGACGGCGGCGTACACCTCGCGCAGGTAGGCGTCGAGTTCTTCCATGCTGCGCACGGTGCGCA
The Deinococcus peraridilitoris DSM 19664 genome window above contains:
- a CDS encoding cysteine desulfurase family protein; this encodes MTEAYLDHAATTPMTPAALAAYARAAELAGNAASVHRAGQRAREVLEEGRSLLAASIGARPLEVTLNAGGTEGDNHVVLGLSALRSSGHIITTQIEHSAVLAPARTLAARGFEVTFLAPDAQGRITGAQLRDALRPDTFLVSIHHVNNEIGVVQDVAALAKVAHEAGALFHTDAVQSLGVLPVDVQAWNVDFATFSAHKWGGPKGVGLLYVRRGLELPPLLLGGGQEQGLRAGTHNVAGVYAAGVAAQDAASAQPQTHAHLRRLRALLEAGLRSLPDVTLNHLAGGSPKIVSVTAHGADGEALLMNLDLEGVYASAGSACSAGTMQPSHVLTALGLEEAAARASVRFSLGRFTTELEVDHAVRGYARALQRSRPFA
- a CDS encoding MerR family DNA-binding transcriptional regulator; the encoded protein is MTTKTIRHCHALGLVPEPPRAENGYRLYEPGTLMQFRYTQPPNPPASTASGSG
- a CDS encoding DUF4396 domain-containing protein; amino-acid sequence: MDMDMANMIPAWWTPAAWTYLIACLISAGVLAAGIYRRGLRQPLRMIELMWIVSALFLGPVALLMYARWGHPEGQAPGAIQHPRWVAVILTLLPGAAASTMAHLIGVPVVFSAGWTIAGQALWAVALFILVLATLLLFMYESATTSRHRAARPAALFFGALVTVLAFDVGMVGWMLYLHTNGLMRPITDVVFTAQMQIGMLLGMLTAWPIAARLTPRLPAGIGAEADHSPT
- a CDS encoding manganese catalase family protein, with protein sequence MFYHDKQLQYTVRVDTPSPLFAKMLQQAIGGVEGEIRVMMQYLFQAWGSRGPTKYRDLLMETGTEEIGHIEMLATAVAMNLEGSPASVQEEAAKANPMIAAVLGGMNPRHFLSTGMAATPEDANGTPFDASHVYASGNIMADMYANVTAEATGRVLATRLYEMTDDPGMKDMLRFLIARDTMHQQQWLAVIEELGGTQGLPIPNSFPQNQELQEVSYTFFSTSVEGVEPPTGRWSSGPSLDGKGVFTTRALKPMGQEPKLAPPIPQGHAQTEQMTGGLSGALKNVTNRVEDAVGNSRRPDHGQS
- a CDS encoding GGDEF domain-containing protein — encoded protein: MTITSPDVSTNRAALPDPWVSSRRSLLLGQFSVGVIACLLALAVQWPNPDALDGIALPVLALVLASLFTGLWTRRLSDQAAGRLAFISLAVYFLLSLNYQLLAYVPERLHLSESTYWFTVVYCTAFIVWRRRAAMAWATVTFALAGFSTVTHLPDILRTSGFDPDLLGFVAQFFAAGLAAILLLYHITLLQERYSEARMLAYADFLTGLPNRRCGEILLENELRNSGPLTVVLFDLDHFKSVNDTYGHDIGDLVLREAARLTALRVRGEHLVVRWGGEEFLLIMPRTDARVAEHLAERIRADIAHHRFEGAGPLTASFGMAVQRAGDTSERLVKRADAALYRAKQLGRNRVKLPTMF
- a CDS encoding glycoside hydrolase family 16 protein, whose product is MLKLKFRRPLGRSLLLSLLAGNVFAQTALPDLGPVPPGAARPGWELTWHDEFSAPYGSPVDTSKWNFETGGWGWGNGERQYYTDTKRNAIMDGSGRLVITARAENENTPLICGAGLRCQYSSARLNTKGKFEQQYGRIEARIKVAAGQGLWSAFWMLGARFPEVRWPNSGEIDIVEQIGREPNKVHGTIHGPFHSAAEGITGSTTLPRPLAEDFHVYAVEWSENEIRWFVDDVLFQTLTPANLPEGAQWVYNQPFFVILNLAVGGGFSGYPNASTKFPQQMLVDYVRAYRRSAP